The Fimbriimonas ginsengisoli Gsoil 348 genome window below encodes:
- a CDS encoding helix-turn-helix transcriptional regulator, with amino-acid sequence MRGVFADTFVGGGNYRSHHHAFWEIIYVRTGSVKICQGSAVFDMGPGMILLHPPFVEHADSSTSEYSIFYVQIDAPADAPWPGIANDDSFQSMGRICEATCREWKGSHPLREEMIANLTQQTDLLLRRFKTAEHRSKGEILVAAAERILEERYNLPITAAELASELGVSRSLLYAEFTAVTGQTPKAYVLRRRLEHATAMLQHTNFTLERIAAATGFYSSSHLARHVKASTHQSPGTIRKLALARNSRPTE; translated from the coding sequence ATGCGTGGGGTATTTGCCGATACATTCGTCGGCGGCGGGAACTACAGATCTCATCATCACGCGTTCTGGGAGATCATCTATGTGCGGACCGGATCGGTGAAGATTTGCCAGGGATCGGCGGTTTTCGACATGGGACCGGGCATGATTCTGCTTCACCCGCCTTTCGTGGAGCATGCGGACAGCTCAACCTCCGAGTACTCCATTTTTTATGTGCAGATCGACGCTCCTGCCGACGCGCCCTGGCCGGGAATAGCGAATGACGACTCTTTTCAGTCGATGGGGCGGATCTGTGAGGCGACCTGCCGCGAGTGGAAGGGCAGTCACCCCCTAAGAGAAGAGATGATCGCGAACTTGACCCAGCAAACGGATCTCTTGCTGAGGCGCTTTAAGACGGCGGAGCATCGTTCCAAGGGAGAGATTTTGGTCGCCGCGGCGGAAAGGATCTTGGAGGAGCGGTACAACCTGCCGATCACCGCCGCAGAACTCGCGTCGGAACTTGGAGTTTCGAGGTCGCTGTTGTACGCGGAATTCACCGCGGTGACGGGGCAAACCCCCAAGGCGTACGTGCTTCGCCGGCGGTTGGAACATGCCACGGCGATGTTGCAACACACGAACTTCACGCTGGAAAGAATCGCGGCGGCGACAGGGTTCTATTCTTCGAGCCACCTGGCGAGGCACGTAAAGGCGTCGACGCACCAAAGCCCCGGCACCATCCGCAAACTCGCCTTAGCTCGGAATTCCCGGCCAACCGAATAG
- a CDS encoding ATPase, T2SS/T4P/T4SS family, translating to MGLLAAWKNDLELPTIWISPSAEDLLGAGKLDSGLVVIFGETGSGKSVLADRICQHVFDNLRGGKGHVLRFGDPVEGAFNFHTRYGVQLGQFSDVAVETQRNLGSDTPSLDQFGMDALRQKPALVSVSELRSSADMLAALELASTGHLVVATAHSGSLKEGFARLMNAYGCFANPDLKAPLISSVRCLIHVESKKVNLRELEGPSRKYKIVLPTVWSKTPSALVHFIADGPQMITPSSGASSDAADPLYYYSEPKTVFNLIARAVIDLHTDPSKLSATATCKSDWQGVNAQKASVSGEWESYVRLLLDHITGKKAPAHTDDEIERQTSRLLDHVWSTVMCQEREGHLNWKKAMPPDFETIEEDVNTIVEVLKIAIREIY from the coding sequence ATGGGCTTGTTGGCGGCCTGGAAGAATGACTTGGAACTTCCAACGATCTGGATTTCTCCCTCGGCAGAGGATTTATTGGGTGCTGGCAAGTTGGATTCCGGTCTGGTCGTCATTTTCGGCGAAACCGGGTCGGGAAAATCGGTCTTGGCAGATCGCATCTGCCAGCACGTCTTTGATAACCTTCGAGGCGGAAAGGGACACGTGCTGCGTTTCGGCGATCCGGTGGAAGGGGCGTTTAACTTCCACACTCGTTACGGAGTGCAGTTGGGACAGTTCTCCGACGTAGCGGTCGAGACGCAACGGAACCTCGGATCAGACACTCCTTCACTCGACCAATTCGGAATGGACGCGCTACGGCAGAAACCAGCGCTTGTCAGTGTCTCGGAATTGCGTAGTTCGGCGGATATGCTCGCAGCGCTAGAGTTAGCTTCCACCGGACACCTCGTAGTTGCAACGGCACACTCGGGTTCGCTCAAGGAGGGGTTCGCCAGGCTGATGAACGCCTACGGCTGTTTCGCGAACCCCGATCTCAAGGCGCCGCTTATTTCCTCGGTGCGGTGCCTGATCCATGTGGAGAGTAAGAAGGTTAACCTTCGTGAACTCGAAGGGCCCTCGCGGAAGTATAAGATCGTGCTGCCCACTGTCTGGTCAAAGACTCCAAGCGCTTTGGTGCACTTCATTGCCGACGGACCGCAGATGATCACACCATCTAGCGGTGCGAGCTCGGATGCGGCCGACCCGCTCTACTACTACTCGGAGCCAAAGACCGTATTCAATCTGATTGCGCGAGCAGTCATCGATCTCCACACGGATCCGTCCAAGTTGTCCGCGACGGCCACTTGCAAGTCGGACTGGCAAGGAGTCAACGCCCAGAAAGCCTCGGTTTCAGGGGAATGGGAATCGTACGTAAGACTACTCCTCGATCACATCACTGGGAAAAAAGCACCCGCTCACACCGACGACGAAATCGAGCGTCAAACGAGCCGGTTGCTCGACCACGTTTGGTCGACCGTGATGTGTCAGGAGAGGGAGGGCCATCTGAATTGGAAAAAGGCCATGCCGCCCGACTTTGAAACGATCGAGGAGGATGTGAACACGATAGTTGAGGTGCTGAAGATCGCGATTAGGGAGATTTACTGA